ACCTTCAGGAGGGGAAGTACACCGACACCGCAAACATCGACGCGTTCGTCGAGAACTACCTGAGCGTGCCCCAGTGCGAGCACTTAGAGGGGATCGAGTATCCCCACACGCTCCAGCCCGCGAGCAACACGGGCGTCCTCCCCGACGAGGCGTTCGACTTCAACAAGGACGGACGGGCTGGCGAGCGGCCGGGCGACGCCTACGGCTTCGGCGAGTATCCCGGTCACTACGCCTTCGCCATTGCGAGTCGCCATCCCATCGACGAGAACGGCATCAGGAGCTTCCGGAAGTTCCGCTGGGCGGACATGCCGAACAACTTGCTCCCCGTCGAGGGCGACGACGTCGACGAGGACGGGCTCTATCTGACCGAGGAGGAGACCGATGTCTATCGGCTGTCCTCGAAGACCCACATCGACGTGCCGATCTGTGTCGGGGGCGAGACGGTCCACGGCCTGTTCGCCCACCCGACGCCGCCGACGTTCGACGGGGAGAACAACTTCAACGGCCGGTGGAACCACGACGAGGTCCGTTTCTTCGCGGACTACGTCGC
This window of the Halalkalicoccus subterraneus genome carries:
- a CDS encoding endonuclease/exonuclease/phosphatase family protein, whose product is MIELETEQVQQPGDEQAEAAARIVQEVRPDVLVVNELTNDLQEGKYTDTANIDAFVENYLSVPQCEHLEGIEYPHTLQPASNTGVLPDEAFDFNKDGRAGERPGDAYGFGEYPGHYAFAIASRHPIDENGIRSFRKFRWADMPNNLLPVEGDDVDEDGLYLTEEETDVYRLSSKTHIDVPICVGGETVHGLFAHPTPPTFDGENNFNGRWNHDEVRFFADYVAGEEYVYDDGGTAGGLDDDASYVLLGDMNAAPNGDRPLDPAGEFLLENDDFDTERLPTSPGGAQRGNRYATRFGGDIEGVVEQIDYVLPSPDLSVRDSAVVWPSEGSDERGLLSDVRTASDHRLVWADIEA